From a region of the Methanolobus tindarius DSM 2278 genome:
- a CDS encoding formylglycine-generating enzyme family protein: MRIGIKKTIAILAVLLIAISVTGCTSEDNGSDNGNDAGSSSAGAASPTGNEYTNSIGMQFQRIDAGIFDMGTSKYAYSQPIHEVRIGDAFYIGTYEVTQAQWEEVMGSNPSEFSGDDNPVDSVSWNEVQEFISKLNEIEGTTSYRLPTEAEWEYAARADTTTLYSFGEIDEDEGPFLKDYAWYQENSYEKTHEVGQKLPNPWGLYDVHGNVWELVQDSWVDNYGSASEDGSAVDKGEGSLRVARGGSYSSKENALYTAYRRKQDPRDGDPAIGFRLVMDA, from the coding sequence ATGCGGATAGGTATAAAAAAGACAATTGCAATTCTGGCAGTGCTCCTGATTGCAATCTCAGTAACAGGATGCACATCAGAAGACAATGGTAGTGATAATGGCAATGATGCAGGCAGTTCATCTGCTGGTGCAGCCAGCCCGACAGGTAACGAGTACACAAACTCCATAGGTATGCAGTTCCAGCGCATTGATGCAGGAATATTCGACATGGGTACATCCAAGTATGCATACTCACAGCCAATTCATGAAGTAAGAATTGGTGATGCATTCTACATTGGAACGTACGAAGTAACTCAGGCTCAGTGGGAAGAAGTAATGGGCAGCAATCCTTCTGAGTTCAGCGGTGACGATAATCCAGTTGATAGTGTTTCATGGAATGAGGTTCAGGAATTCATAAGCAAGCTCAATGAGATTGAAGGAACCACAAGTTACAGGCTCCCAACTGAAGCAGAATGGGAATATGCTGCAAGGGCAGACACAACAACTCTCTATTCATTTGGTGAAATCGATGAGGACGAAGGTCCATTCCTTAAGGACTATGCATGGTATCAGGAAAACTCCTACGAGAAGACCCACGAAGTAGGTCAGAAACTTCCAAACCCATGGGGACTTTATGATGTCCACGGCAATGTCTGGGAACTGGTACAGGACAGCTGGGTGGATAACTATGGCAGTGCAAGTGAAGATGGCAGTGCAGTAGATAAGGGCGAAGGCTCCCTCAGAGTTGCCAGAGGTGGCAGTTACTCGAGTAAGGAAAACGCACTCTACACAGCATACAGAAGGAAGCAGGATCCACGTGATGGAGATCCGGCAATAGGTTTCCGTCTTGTAATGGATGCATGA
- a CDS encoding Vms1/Ankzf1 family peptidyl-tRNA hydrolase, whose translation MIEKDKVVGNISNLFNRYSGKEELENEINRLQSHIVELELDVRTANIRYEKNIESEKKAIAAKQEAEEKLNALEVKLKTLEHEVDKERTDTPASISFTCNDQFSKQRTEDFLKSLSTITYSDSSLVSLYIAAGESPASIKEYELLAERVDSETLALCEKVESTTGFVLFYSPDSMINEILIPPLPLDRSTWSTDSKFDISIMSELLNRDAAVCVLVAHAGESFTGFSLDSQEFDSFQMIKTSVKAKHAKGGFSQRRFERLRDEDIAHHIDKVKLALKDLLDEFGGSIDYMLMAGDLLLAKEIAMDIPLDVTQVCLSSDVRIEKHNISGIMKQLMTCRRYRL comes from the coding sequence ATGATAGAAAAGGACAAAGTTGTTGGCAACATCAGCAATCTCTTCAACAGGTATTCCGGAAAAGAGGAGCTTGAAAATGAAATAAACCGTCTTCAATCCCACATTGTTGAGCTTGAGCTGGATGTGAGGACTGCTAACATCAGATATGAGAAAAACATCGAGTCTGAGAAAAAAGCCATTGCAGCAAAACAGGAAGCTGAAGAAAAACTAAATGCTCTTGAAGTTAAACTTAAAACCCTGGAGCATGAAGTAGACAAAGAGAGAACTGATACTCCTGCATCTATTTCATTCACCTGCAATGACCAGTTCAGCAAACAGCGCACCGAAGATTTTCTCAAATCTCTGTCAACGATTACATATAGTGACTCTTCACTTGTATCTTTATATATTGCAGCAGGCGAAAGTCCTGCCAGCATAAAGGAATACGAGCTTTTAGCAGAACGTGTTGACAGCGAAACCCTTGCACTGTGTGAGAAAGTAGAGTCTACTACAGGTTTTGTGTTGTTCTATTCTCCGGATAGCATGATAAATGAGATATTGATTCCACCATTGCCATTGGATAGATCGACATGGAGTACAGATAGTAAATTTGATATTTCAATCATGTCAGAGCTCTTGAACAGGGACGCAGCTGTTTGCGTACTTGTGGCTCATGCCGGTGAATCTTTCACAGGTTTTTCTCTTGATTCTCAGGAATTTGATTCTTTCCAGATGATAAAAACAAGTGTCAAGGCCAAACATGCAAAAGGAGGTTTCAGCCAGAGACGCTTTGAAAGGTTGCGGGATGAGGATATTGCACATCATATCGATAAAGTCAAACTTGCTCTGAAAGACCTGCTTGATGAGTTTGGTGGCAGCATTGACTATATGCTTATGGCTGGTGACCTTCTGCTTGCAAAGGAAATAGCTATGGATATTCCCCTTGATGTCACTCAGGTCTGCCTGTCGTCTGATGTCCGTATCGAAAAACATAATATATCTGGCATAATGAAACAATTAATGACCTGTCGCAGATACAGGCTATAG
- a CDS encoding DUF7109 family protein: MLSKEGLCGIIDALGALNLEEIYHITKELSLLKGGIPPLMPTIKELCEEAEKEHLIVAVSAEEITGGEENRIKSPKSSDEGEEDTFLYYISGPNAFPEVPFELSEVIDILELHKREVDLSSVAARLSKNLHRRIKSLENKIDSVSSTKVHEKDLENLELRYSDILNQYYDYTFWLSDDMPGIEDEIQELSSRIESLKSAQGI, encoded by the coding sequence ATGCTAAGTAAAGAGGGACTTTGCGGAATAATTGATGCCTTGGGTGCTCTTAATCTGGAAGAGATATATCACATAACAAAGGAGCTTTCCTTGCTCAAAGGTGGAATTCCTCCGCTTATGCCTACTATAAAAGAACTCTGCGAGGAAGCTGAAAAGGAACATCTAATTGTTGCTGTTTCGGCTGAAGAAATCACAGGTGGGGAAGAAAACAGGATAAAATCTCCAAAGAGTTCAGATGAAGGTGAAGAGGACACTTTTTTGTATTACATCTCCGGCCCAAATGCATTTCCAGAAGTTCCTTTCGAATTAAGTGAGGTTATCGATATTCTAGAATTGCATAAGAGGGAAGTGGATCTTAGCAGTGTGGCTGCCAGGCTCAGCAAGAATCTTCATCGCAGGATTAAGAGCCTTGAGAACAAAATAGACTCAGTCAGTTCTACAAAGGTCCATGAAAAAGATCTTGAAAATCTGGAATTAAGGTACAGTGACATACTAAACCAGTATTATGATTATACATTCTGGCTATCTGACGATATGCCAGGTATTGAAGATGAGATTCAGGAACTCAGTTCAAGGATAGAATCCCTGAAGTCGGCACAAGGTATTTGA